The following are encoded together in the Deltaproteobacteria bacterium genome:
- the murB gene encoding UDP-N-acetylmuramate dehydrogenase, protein MDIYPTQLQSIRGQLYVNHLLGPLTTWKIGGAAQVLAVPADLDDLFDIFRLAKTCQWPVFFLGRGSNLLIADRGLPGLTLHLARAFKEIKLDGNCLRVGAGVSLPTLAQYLAGQGVAGFEFLAGIPGTVGAAVRINAGTGPGQDISSRLRQVTVVTPRLQMLTLMASELEFGYRRSRLLNFPHWLVVAAEFYLTQSAPPEEIQARMTELLRQRRVKFPANPRNCGSVFKNPAVGRPAGWLIERAGLKGLRYGEAQVSTDHANFIINLGHATAAQVKALIAQIQETVWKAHGVSLEREMVMLPEDLLDPKEFLPPY, encoded by the coding sequence ATGGATATTTATCCTACTCAACTGCAGTCCATCCGAGGCCAGCTCTATGTCAATCACCTCCTGGGACCGCTGACAACCTGGAAGATCGGGGGGGCTGCTCAGGTTTTGGCCGTTCCCGCCGACCTGGACGATCTTTTTGACATATTCCGGCTGGCTAAGACCTGCCAGTGGCCGGTGTTCTTCTTGGGGCGGGGCTCCAACCTGCTGATCGCTGACCGCGGTTTACCTGGCCTTACCCTGCACCTGGCTCGGGCTTTTAAAGAGATAAAACTTGACGGCAACTGCCTGCGAGTCGGCGCTGGGGTCTCGCTGCCGACGCTGGCCCAATACCTGGCAGGACAGGGAGTAGCGGGGTTTGAATTTCTGGCCGGCATTCCAGGCACGGTCGGAGCGGCGGTGCGGATCAACGCCGGTACCGGGCCGGGTCAGGATATCTCCTCCCGGCTCCGGCAGGTCACTGTCGTCACCCCCCGCTTGCAAATGTTGACCCTGATGGCCAGTGAGTTGGAGTTCGGCTATCGGCGCTCCCGGCTGCTAAATTTCCCCCATTGGCTGGTGGTGGCAGCCGAATTTTACCTCACGCAGAGCGCGCCACCGGAAGAAATCCAGGCCCGGATGACGGAGCTACTCCGACAGCGACGGGTTAAATTTCCGGCCAACCCCCGTAATTGCGGCAGTGTGTTTAAAAATCCAGCGGTGGGACGCCCCGCGGGCTGGCTCATCGAGCGGGCCGGCTTAAAAGGCTTGCGGTACGGAGAGGCGCAGGTTTCCACCGATCACGCCAACTTTATCATTAATCTCGGCCACGCTACCGCGGCTCAGGTGAAGGCTTTGATCGCTCAGATCCAGGAGACCGTTTGGAAGGCCCATGGAGTCAGCCTGGAACGTGAGATGGTGATGCTGCCCGAGGATCTCTTAGACCCCAAGGAATTTTTACCGCCTTATTGA